The following coding sequences lie in one Haematobia irritans isolate KBUSLIRL chromosome 3, ASM5000362v1, whole genome shotgun sequence genomic window:
- the Boh2 gene encoding buddy of Hmr 2: MMGPTETVSNLDGGSTNSVAVTSAAQTSERRCENPDCNVNKLISMVPKRKTTQFISEPMVMEKPMLVNGFTAVFQVDGKSAKLMDIKNPNGDPNATSIYRIVPNSHVHVVNYVVVDTDEAYLKKITDNDPATMQKLLTTQKDSADQMLRKIMNGQDPARAATTTVVSTINPANVNRPTTETHPGSIPLANIGVAPNLGGINRTMVGNQQTSMTIGNVVMQPAGITKPNTHPLQHNVSTAPPNLLSPKQSIQLPVRMHPNLKITAVASGESVGTPIINASAATAGTPHPPFIQPVPLASLQSPSSAVIQQIPKSTVALPINTTIAPPPLVEISDKPTYDKMQEEINDLRRTVAMLAEAQAKNQSQPKTQVQVQHPPGVTRQIIKKPRTSLPK, translated from the exons ATGATGGGACCAACTGAGACGGTGTCAAACCTGGATGGTGGGAGTACCAATAGTGTTGCTGTTACATCGGCTGCACAGACTTCTGAGAGACGTTGCGAAAATCCAGACTGCAATGTCAACAAGCTAATATCCATGGTACCCAAACGTAAAACAACACAGTTTATTTCCGAGCCCATGGTAATGGAGAAGCCTATGCTAGTAAATGGCTTCACAGCTGTTTTTCAAGTTGATGGAAAATCGGCCAAATTGATGGATATAAAAAATCCCAATGGTGATCCGAACGCTACATCCATTTATCGTATTGTTCCTAACTCTCATGTCCATGTAGTCAACTATGTGGTGGTCGATACGGACGAAGCTTACCTAAAGAAAATAACAGATAATGACCCGGCTACAATGCAAAAGCTTTTGACAACACAGAAAGACAGTGCAGACCAAATGTTAAGGAAAATTATGAATGGACAGGATCCTGCAAGGGCAGCCACGACAACGGTAGTGTCCACCATTAATCCTGCCAATGTCAATAGGCCAACAACAGAAACTCATCCTGGGTCCATACCGCTTGCCAACATTGGAGTGGCGCCAAATTTAGGGGGTATCAACAGAACAATGGTAGGCAACCAACAAACATCTATGACAATTGGCAATGTGGTTATGCAACCCGCGGGGATTACAAAACCCAACACGCATCCATTGCAACATAATGTCTCCACGGCCCCCCCAAATTTATTATCACCAAAGCAGTCTATACAACTACCAGTGCGAATGCATCCTAATTTGAAAATAACGGCGGTGGCCAGTGGTGAATCGGTTGGAACTCCTATAATAAATGCTAGTGCGGCCACTGCAGGTACTCCTCATCCGCCATTCATACAACCTGTACCATTGGCCAGTTTACAATCTCCCTCCTCTGCAGTTATACAACAGATACCAAAGTCGACGGTGGCATTGCCTATAAACACCACCATTGCTCCTCCTCCTTTAGTAGAGATTAGTGATAA GCCTACGTATGATAAGATGCAAGAAGAAATTAACGACTTGAGGCGGACTGTTGCTATGTTGGCCGAAGCACAGGCCAAAAATCAAAGTCAACCTAAAACGCAAGTCCAGGTTCAACATCCGCCGGGTGTGACGAGACAAATCATCAAAAAACCACGAACATCGCTTCCGAAATAA